In the Lascolabacillus massiliensis genome, one interval contains:
- the hisH gene encoding imidazole glycerol phosphate synthase subunit HisH has translation MVAIIKYNAGNIASVKNAVERLGFDCVITDDINKIQNANKVIFPGVGEAKSAMNHLTNNGLSGCIKSLLQPTLGICLGLQLLCQYSEEGDTECLKIFETSVKKFPADDIVPHMGWNNISINTEPLFKGLNKDDAVYFLHSYYAGICEQTIATCNYILPFSAAMRKDNFYATQFHPEKSGDVGELILKNFLEL, from the coding sequence ATGGTTGCAATTATTAAATACAATGCAGGTAATATTGCTTCAGTAAAAAATGCTGTTGAGAGACTTGGTTTTGATTGTGTAATCACTGATGATATAAATAAAATTCAGAATGCAAACAAAGTGATATTCCCAGGTGTTGGAGAAGCTAAATCTGCGATGAACCATCTAACTAATAACGGATTAAGTGGCTGTATTAAATCTTTACTTCAACCAACACTCGGTATATGTTTAGGACTTCAGCTACTGTGTCAGTACTCAGAAGAGGGAGATACAGAATGTCTTAAGATTTTCGAAACTTCAGTAAAAAAATTCCCTGCAGATGATATCGTTCCTCACATGGGTTGGAACAACATCTCAATAAACACAGAACCGCTATTTAAAGGATTAAATAAAGATGATGCTGTTTATTTTCTTCACAGTTACTATGCAGGAATTTGTGAACAAACTATTGCAACCTGTAATTATATTTTACCTTTTAGTGCAGCAATGAGAAAAGATAATTTCTATGCCACCCAGTTTCATCCTGAAAAATCGGGAGATGTGGGTGAACTTATTTTAAAGAATTTTCTTGAATTATAA